In a single window of the Bradyrhizobium sp. ORS 285 genome:
- a CDS encoding fumarate hydratase — MNAPTAFPDQSKPVPPYKHTPLFPLGPDTTPYKKITAEGVLVEKVLGRDMLVVSREALRTLSEAAFGEINHFLRPGHLKQLRSILDDAEASPNDKFVALDFLKNANISAGGVLPMCQDTGTAIIMGKKGCNVITDGDDEAALSEGARDAYLRRNLRYSQVAPLSMYEEKNTANNMPAQTEIYAEGEDAYKFMFMAKGGGSANKSFLFQATPSVLTKDRLLAFLKEKILTLGTAACPPYHLAIVIGGTSAELCMKTVKLASARYLDALPTHGSADGNAFRDVEMEQEIHKMTQSLGVGAQFGGKYFCHDVRVIRMPRHGASLPIGLGVSCSADRQVLGKITKDGVYLEELEHHPAQYLPEVEQALGGEVVKIDLNQPMKDILATLSKNPIKTRLSLTGTMIVARDAAHAKLRERLDRGEPLPDYFKNHPVYYAGPAKTPDGYASGAFGPTTAGRMDSFVDQFQAAGGSMVMVAKGNRAPAVREACKKHGGFYLGSIGGAAANLAEHCIKKVEVVEYPELGMEAIWRIEVVDFPAFIIIDDKGNDFFKELNLG; from the coding sequence ATGAACGCGCCCACCGCTTTCCCCGACCAGTCCAAGCCCGTCCCGCCCTACAAGCACACGCCGCTGTTTCCGCTGGGGCCGGACACCACGCCCTACAAGAAGATCACGGCCGAGGGCGTCCTCGTCGAGAAGGTGCTCGGCCGCGACATGCTGGTGGTGTCGCGCGAGGCGTTGCGGACGCTCTCGGAGGCCGCGTTCGGCGAGATCAACCACTTCCTGCGCCCCGGCCATCTGAAGCAGCTGCGCAGCATCCTCGACGATGCGGAGGCCAGCCCGAACGACAAGTTCGTCGCGCTCGACTTCCTGAAGAACGCCAACATCTCCGCCGGCGGCGTGCTGCCGATGTGCCAGGATACCGGCACCGCGATCATCATGGGCAAGAAGGGCTGCAACGTCATCACCGACGGTGACGACGAGGCCGCGCTCTCCGAAGGCGCGCGTGACGCATACTTGCGCCGCAATCTGCGCTACTCGCAGGTCGCGCCGCTGAGCATGTACGAAGAGAAGAACACTGCCAACAACATGCCGGCGCAAACCGAGATCTACGCGGAAGGCGAGGACGCCTACAAGTTCATGTTCATGGCCAAGGGCGGCGGCTCGGCCAACAAGAGCTTCCTGTTCCAGGCAACGCCCTCGGTGCTGACCAAGGACCGGCTGCTGGCGTTCCTGAAGGAGAAAATCCTGACGCTCGGCACCGCCGCGTGCCCGCCTTATCACCTCGCCATTGTCATCGGCGGCACCTCGGCCGAGCTGTGCATGAAGACGGTGAAGCTCGCCTCCGCGCGCTATCTCGACGCGCTGCCGACCCATGGCTCCGCTGACGGCAACGCTTTCCGCGATGTCGAGATGGAGCAGGAAATCCACAAGATGACGCAGTCGCTCGGCGTCGGCGCGCAGTTCGGCGGCAAGTATTTCTGCCACGACGTCCGCGTCATCCGCATGCCGCGCCACGGCGCGAGCTTGCCGATCGGCCTCGGCGTGTCGTGCTCGGCCGACCGCCAGGTGCTCGGCAAGATCACCAAGGACGGCGTCTATCTCGAGGAGCTCGAGCATCATCCGGCGCAGTATCTGCCGGAGGTCGAGCAGGCGCTCGGCGGCGAGGTCGTGAAGATCGATCTGAACCAGCCGATGAAGGACATCCTTGCCACGCTGTCGAAGAACCCGATCAAGACCCGGCTGTCGCTGACCGGCACCATGATCGTCGCCCGCGACGCCGCGCACGCCAAGCTGCGCGAGCGCCTCGATCGCGGCGAACCGCTGCCGGACTACTTCAAGAACCATCCGGTCTACTACGCCGGTCCAGCCAAGACGCCGGACGGCTACGCCTCCGGCGCGTTCGGCCCGACCACGGCGGGCCGCATGGATTCCTTCGTCGATCAGTTCCAGGCGGCAGGCGGCTCGATGGTGATGGTCGCCAAGGGCAACCGCGCGCCGGCCGTGCGCGAGGCCTGCAAGAAGCACGGCGGCTTCTATCTCGGCTCCATCGGCGGCGCGGCGGCGAACCTCGCCGAGCATTGCATCAAGAAGGTCGAGGTCGTCGAATATCCCGAGCTCGGCATGGAAGCGATCTGGCGAATCGAGGTAGTGGATTTCCCGGCCTTCATCATCATCGACGACAAGGGCAACGACTTCTTCAAGGAGCTGAACCTCGGCTGA
- a CDS encoding DUF429 domain-containing protein, with product MHPHRILGLDGFSRGWVAVTIEDGRCDVAFPADITTALAAPFTRAAIDIPIGMTDDGTRACDQLARDRLAPHRSRVFTGARRWLWESHTDPDEANKEASRRGQPRASRQLWHLGRKIMEVDAFVRTHRERDIREVHPELVFLRLNGAPLPSKKTEQGARLRRNLLVATGFTALDEWLTSARFGTGAKSDDVLDACAVALAARDCAGSLPQGKPPRDAYGVGMQIWF from the coding sequence ATGCACCCCCACCGCATCCTCGGTCTCGACGGCTTCTCGCGCGGCTGGGTCGCCGTCACGATCGAGGACGGCCGGTGTGACGTCGCGTTCCCCGCCGACATCACCACCGCGCTCGCGGCCCCCTTCACCCGTGCCGCAATCGATATCCCGATCGGCATGACCGACGACGGCACCCGCGCCTGTGACCAGCTTGCCCGCGACAGGCTCGCGCCGCATCGCTCCCGCGTCTTTACCGGTGCCCGCCGCTGGCTTTGGGAAAGCCACACCGATCCCGACGAGGCCAACAAAGAGGCCTCCCGCCGCGGCCAGCCGCGCGCCTCGCGCCAGCTCTGGCATCTCGGCCGCAAGATCATGGAGGTCGATGCCTTCGTGCGCACGCATCGCGAGCGCGACATCCGCGAGGTCCATCCGGAGCTGGTGTTCCTGCGCCTCAACGGCGCACCGCTGCCGTCGAAGAAGACGGAGCAGGGCGCCAGACTGCGGCGTAACTTGTTAGTTGCGACCGGCTTCACCGCGCTCGACGAGTGGCTGACCAGCGCCCGCTTCGGCACCGGAGCGAAGTCCGACGACGTCCTCGACGCCTGCGCGGTCGCGCTCGCGGCGCGGGATTGCGCGGGCAGCTTGCCGCAAGGCAAGCCGCCGCGCGATGCGTATGGCGTGGGGATGCAGATCTGGTTCTGA
- a CDS encoding inner membrane-spanning protein YciB yields MKDVFTKLTADFLSAAVFFILYLATDDVVLATSAAVGVAIVQVVWARIKGHSLGFMAYASIALVVVLGSVTLLTNDPRFMFAKPAIGHFAIGLIMLKRGWMLRYVPPMVAETIPEYVTGAGYAWAALMFALGLGTIGVAMTGDIKLWVIYMTFTAAAKVAAFGVQFIAFRFIIASRLRAARA; encoded by the coding sequence GTGAAAGACGTGTTTACGAAGCTGACGGCCGATTTTCTGTCTGCCGCCGTCTTCTTCATCCTCTATCTCGCCACCGATGACGTCGTGCTGGCCACCTCGGCTGCGGTCGGCGTCGCCATCGTCCAGGTGGTATGGGCCCGAATCAAGGGCCATAGCCTCGGCTTCATGGCCTATGCCAGCATCGCTCTGGTCGTGGTGCTCGGCAGCGTGACGCTGCTGACGAATGATCCCCGCTTCATGTTCGCAAAGCCCGCGATCGGCCACTTCGCCATCGGCCTGATCATGCTCAAGCGCGGCTGGATGCTGCGCTACGTTCCCCCGATGGTGGCGGAGACGATTCCCGAATACGTCACGGGCGCCGGCTACGCCTGGGCGGCGCTGATGTTCGCACTCGGCCTCGGCACGATCGGCGTGGCGATGACCGGCGACATCAAGCTCTGGGTCATCTACATGACTTTCACCGCGGCCGCGAAGGTCGCCGCTTTCGGCGTGCAGTTCATCGCCTTCCGCTTCATCATCGCCAGCCGCCTGCGCGCGGCCAGAGCTTGA
- a CDS encoding septation protein IspZ yields MRHALIELCTDFLSAIVFFVLTLATGSAALGSALAIAVAIAQLVHARMQGRPLNFMTQASLALVVVLGAITLLTDDPRFMFAKPAIGHFAVGLIMLKRGWMLRYVPAIVTDNIPGAVTVAGYAWAALMFALGLGTIAVALTGDLKMWALYISVVAVGAKIAAFAIQFVTFRVLVRRRIRAARVAAGGRPGLLGLQLL; encoded by the coding sequence ATGCGACACGCCTTGATCGAGCTGTGCACCGACTTCCTCTCGGCTATCGTCTTTTTCGTGCTCACCCTCGCCACCGGCAGCGCGGCGCTGGGAAGCGCGCTCGCCATTGCGGTGGCAATCGCACAGCTCGTCCATGCGCGGATGCAGGGCCGGCCGCTCAATTTCATGACCCAGGCCAGCCTCGCGCTGGTGGTCGTGCTCGGCGCGATCACGCTGCTCACCGACGACCCGCGCTTCATGTTCGCCAAACCCGCGATCGGCCATTTCGCGGTCGGGCTCATCATGCTCAAGCGCGGCTGGATGCTGCGCTATGTGCCTGCGATCGTGACCGACAACATCCCGGGCGCGGTCACCGTTGCCGGCTATGCCTGGGCGGCGCTGATGTTCGCCCTCGGCCTCGGCACCATCGCCGTGGCCCTGACCGGCGATCTGAAGATGTGGGCGCTGTACATTTCGGTCGTGGCGGTCGGCGCCAAGATCGCAGCCTTCGCGATCCAGTTCGTCACCTTCCGCGTGCTCGTCCGGCGGCGCATTCGGGCGGCGCGAGTCGCGGCCGGTGGCCGGCCTGGGCTGCTCGGCCTCCAGTTGCTCTAG
- a CDS encoding carotenoid oxygenase family protein → MSDGSEMTARQTRNNIGPIPFECDAPILTITGELPRELNGTLYRNGPNPQFDSPGAHWFVGDGMLHAFHLENGRASYRNRWVRTPKFEAERKAGRALFGGFGRKLPDAPSDVTDGGVANTNIIAHAGKLLALEEAHLPTEIEPGTLATTGYQDFGGRLRGAFTAHPKTDPVTGELLFFGYNAAGPLTPALSYGTIDAAGQLTRLNRFEAPYASMVHDFIVTANHVLFPILPLTGSLQRAMSGKPPYAWEPDKGAYVGVMKRSGDIKDIVWFRGDACYVFHIMNAWDDGDRIVADVMQFDEPPLFPHPDGRPTDPAKSRARLCRWSFDLTGNSDRFTQTYLDDLTGEFPRIDDRRAGLVSGHGWYACANPRGPLFGALSGVAHVDGAGTRRGTYWLPDGDSLSEPVFVPRSHDAAEGDGWLLTVVWRAGTNTSDLAVFNATDIGSGPVALVHLGHRVPDGFHGNWVGAA, encoded by the coding sequence ATGAGCGACGGCTCTGAGATGACGGCACGACAGACACGCAACAACATCGGGCCGATCCCGTTCGAATGCGACGCGCCCATCCTGACGATCACCGGCGAGCTGCCGCGCGAGCTCAATGGCACCCTCTATCGCAACGGCCCCAACCCGCAGTTCGATTCGCCCGGCGCTCACTGGTTCGTCGGCGACGGCATGCTGCACGCCTTCCATCTGGAGAACGGCCGCGCCTCCTATCGCAATCGCTGGGTCCGCACGCCGAAATTCGAGGCCGAGCGCAAGGCCGGCCGCGCGCTGTTCGGCGGCTTTGGCCGCAAGCTGCCCGACGCGCCGTCCGACGTCACCGATGGGGGCGTCGCCAATACCAACATCATTGCGCATGCGGGCAAGCTGCTCGCGCTCGAGGAAGCGCATCTGCCGACCGAGATCGAGCCCGGCACGCTGGCGACAACGGGCTATCAGGATTTCGGCGGCCGCCTGCGCGGCGCCTTCACCGCGCATCCGAAGACGGATCCGGTGACCGGCGAACTCCTGTTCTTCGGCTACAACGCGGCGGGCCCGCTGACGCCGGCGCTGTCCTACGGCACCATCGACGCCGCCGGCCAACTGACGCGCCTCAATCGTTTCGAGGCACCCTATGCCAGCATGGTGCATGACTTCATCGTCACCGCGAACCACGTCCTGTTTCCGATCCTCCCGCTCACCGGCAGCCTGCAGCGCGCGATGTCCGGCAAGCCGCCTTACGCATGGGAGCCGGACAAGGGCGCCTATGTTGGTGTGATGAAGCGGAGCGGCGACATCAAGGACATCGTCTGGTTTCGCGGTGACGCCTGCTACGTCTTTCACATCATGAACGCCTGGGACGACGGTGACCGCATCGTCGCCGACGTGATGCAGTTCGACGAGCCGCCGCTGTTTCCACATCCCGATGGCCGCCCCACCGATCCCGCAAAGTCGCGCGCGCGACTGTGCCGTTGGAGCTTCGATCTGACTGGGAATAGCGACCGCTTCACGCAAACCTATCTGGACGATCTCACCGGCGAATTCCCGCGCATCGACGACCGCCGCGCCGGGCTCGTGAGCGGCCATGGCTGGTACGCGTGCGCCAATCCGCGTGGCCCGCTGTTCGGTGCCCTCTCCGGCGTCGCGCATGTCGACGGCGCCGGCACTCGCCGTGGCACCTATTGGCTGCCGGACGGCGACAGCCTGTCCGAGCCTGTGTTCGTGCCGCGCAGCCATGACGCCGCCGAAGGCGACGGCTGGCTGCTCACTGTGGTCTGGCGCGCCGGGACGAACACCTCCGACCTCGCGGTGTTCAACGCGACCGACATCGGCAGCGGACCCGTCGCGCTGGTGCATCTCGGCCACCGCGTGCCCGACGGCTTCCACGGCAACTGGGTCGGCGCGGCCTGA
- a CDS encoding TetR/AcrR family transcriptional regulator: protein MTTKTEQVRAQPRRAAASGARARQRTAGRPAGEAATPYHHGALRDALLEAAERVLERDGLAGLTLRAVAREAGVSHAAPTHHFKDLTGLVSELAAIGFTRFNAAMKAAGEQPGTPIERAMARAHAYVAYAQANPGMYGLMFRTERLDYSRPSLHDAAEASFAGLAGSVAARSEGQVGDEELSIDQAAAIARAWSLVHGYTMLLLDGRLADILRRSPAGTTADSLLDAMLRATVPKLPPGA, encoded by the coding sequence ATGACGACCAAGACAGAACAGGTTCGCGCACAGCCGCGACGCGCCGCGGCCTCGGGAGCGAGAGCGCGGCAGCGCACGGCCGGCAGGCCGGCGGGCGAAGCGGCGACGCCGTATCATCATGGCGCACTGCGCGATGCCCTGCTGGAAGCCGCCGAACGCGTGCTGGAGCGCGATGGGCTCGCCGGCCTCACCCTGCGTGCCGTGGCGCGCGAGGCGGGGGTGTCGCATGCGGCGCCGACGCATCATTTCAAGGACCTCACCGGCCTCGTCAGCGAGCTCGCTGCGATCGGCTTCACCCGCTTCAACGCCGCGATGAAGGCGGCGGGCGAGCAGCCGGGTACGCCGATCGAGCGCGCGATGGCGCGGGCGCATGCCTATGTGGCCTATGCGCAAGCCAATCCCGGCATGTACGGGCTGATGTTCCGCACCGAGCGGCTCGATTATTCGCGGCCCTCACTGCACGACGCGGCGGAGGCCTCGTTCGCCGGTCTGGCGGGCTCGGTCGCGGCGCGCAGCGAAGGGCAGGTCGGGGACGAGGAGCTGTCGATCGATCAGGCTGCGGCGATCGCGCGCGCGTGGTCGCTGGTCCATGGCTATACGATGCTGCTGCTCGACGGCCGCCTCGCCGACATCCTGCGCCGCTCACCCGCGGGCACGACGGCCGATTCGCTGCTCGATGCGATGTTGCGGGCCACCGTCCCGAAGCTGCCGCCGGGCGCGTAG
- a CDS encoding DUF6321 domain-containing protein, whose amino-acid sequence MARSPRAPWSKANPRKRAGKASTRLTSAEKATAKARARRAGRPYPNLVDNMRVAAKKAGKTKTSGRKRSAAKANTKKATTKKVASKKAARKTARSKTRAASSAKKRSAKRATPRKATSRKSAKSKREKDPRGGLTAAGRQAFAERDGAHLRPGVTKKVSEMTPQDMRRKGSWAVRFYGRDPLPPLLDAKGRPTRLALSAHAWGEPVPRTVAAARKIAAKGERLLARYHRIKDSRTRGKS is encoded by the coding sequence ATGGCACGATCACCCCGCGCTCCCTGGAGCAAGGCCAATCCGCGCAAGCGCGCCGGCAAGGCCTCCACCCGTCTGACATCCGCCGAGAAGGCCACGGCCAAGGCCCGAGCGCGCCGCGCCGGCCGGCCCTATCCCAATCTGGTCGACAACATGCGCGTCGCGGCCAAGAAGGCGGGCAAGACCAAGACGAGTGGCCGCAAGCGGTCGGCTGCAAAGGCCAATACAAAGAAGGCCACGACCAAGAAGGTCGCAAGCAAGAAAGCCGCAAGGAAGACGGCGCGGAGCAAGACGCGCGCGGCATCCTCGGCCAAGAAGCGGTCCGCAAAGCGCGCCACACCGCGCAAGGCAACGTCGCGCAAGAGCGCCAAGAGCAAGCGCGAGAAGGACCCACGCGGCGGCCTGACAGCCGCGGGACGCCAAGCGTTCGCCGAACGCGACGGCGCGCATCTGAGGCCGGGCGTCACCAAGAAGGTCTCGGAGATGACTCCGCAGGACATGCGGCGCAAGGGCAGCTGGGCGGTGCGCTTCTACGGCCGCGATCCGCTGCCGCCGCTGCTCGACGCCAAGGGACGGCCGACCCGGCTCGCGCTCTCGGCGCATGCCTGGGGCGAGCCGGTGCCGCGAACGGTTGCCGCCGCACGAAAGATTGCCGCGAAGGGCGAGCGGCTGCTCGCGCGCTATCACCGCATCAAGGACAGTCGCACGCGAGGCAAGAGCTAG
- a CDS encoding SET domain-containing protein, protein MPVIPQTKPYRIGRSKTGLGLFATQPIKKGSKIIRYFGPLLDSKKAEDDAIENKYLFELDNRWTIDGSIRENVARYINHSCKPNAESDVKPRKKKIFIRAIKNIEPGEEINYDYGTDYFKAYLKPIGCKCDACEKKRAKKKIEARAERAKQKAKDERKHERKAEKKAKKTSDKSAKGKQPAKAKQAAKTSAKSDRAAAKSRGLTRGKTKSSPAKSSSAKSSSAKSSRAKAA, encoded by the coding sequence ATGCCTGTCATCCCACAGACCAAACCCTATCGCATCGGCCGCTCCAAGACGGGGCTCGGTCTGTTCGCCACCCAGCCGATCAAGAAGGGCAGCAAGATCATCCGCTACTTCGGACCGCTCCTGGATTCGAAGAAGGCGGAGGACGACGCGATCGAGAACAAATATCTGTTCGAGCTCGACAACCGCTGGACTATCGACGGCTCGATCCGCGAGAACGTCGCCCGCTACATCAATCATTCCTGCAAGCCGAACGCCGAGTCCGACGTCAAGCCGCGCAAGAAGAAGATCTTCATCCGTGCCATCAAGAACATCGAGCCGGGCGAGGAGATCAACTACGACTACGGGACCGATTACTTCAAAGCCTATTTGAAGCCGATCGGCTGCAAATGCGACGCCTGCGAGAAGAAGCGGGCCAAGAAGAAGATCGAGGCACGCGCCGAGCGCGCCAAGCAGAAGGCGAAGGACGAGCGGAAGCACGAGCGCAAGGCCGAAAAGAAGGCCAAGAAAACGTCCGACAAGTCCGCCAAGGGCAAGCAGCCCGCCAAGGCCAAGCAGGCGGCCAAGACAAGCGCGAAATCAGATCGCGCAGCGGCCAAGAGCCGTGGGCTTACGCGTGGCAAGACCAAGTCCAGCCCCGCCAAATCCAGCAGTGCCAAATCCAGCAGTGCCAAATCCAGCCGCGCCAAGGCGGCCTGA
- a CDS encoding bifunctional 2-polyprenyl-6-hydroxyphenol methylase/3-demethylubiquinol 3-O-methyltransferase UbiG produces MPPDVSGTEGYAAEADSLFVRYESIPSEQAHAAVLHLLPKAPARVLDIGAGTGRDAAWFASLGHRVVAVEPTDALRLRAMQLHASPAITWIDDSLPELAVLASRAEPFDLVMMTAVFMHLDEPQRRRALPNIAARLAPGGLLIMTLRHGPVPPGRRMFEIDAETVIAPARQLGLSLELNRHGSSLAAENRAAGVTWTTLAFSRPG; encoded by the coding sequence ATGCCGCCTGATGTCAGCGGGACGGAAGGTTACGCGGCCGAGGCCGATAGTCTGTTCGTGCGCTACGAGAGCATCCCGTCGGAGCAGGCCCATGCCGCCGTGCTTCATCTCTTGCCGAAGGCGCCGGCGCGCGTGCTCGACATCGGCGCGGGCACAGGACGGGACGCAGCCTGGTTCGCGAGCCTCGGACATCGCGTGGTCGCGGTCGAGCCGACCGATGCGCTGCGCCTCCGCGCCATGCAGCTGCATGCCTCGCCTGCGATCACCTGGATCGATGACAGCCTTCCGGAGCTCGCCGTGCTGGCATCTCGCGCTGAGCCGTTCGATCTGGTGATGATGACCGCCGTCTTCATGCATCTCGATGAGCCACAGCGGCGGCGCGCGCTGCCCAACATCGCTGCGCGGCTCGCTCCCGGCGGACTGCTGATCATGACGTTGCGACACGGGCCGGTGCCGCCGGGCCGGCGGATGTTCGAGATCGATGCCGAGACGGTGATTGCGCCGGCGCGGCAGCTCGGGCTCAGCCTCGAACTCAACCGCCACGGCTCCTCCCTCGCCGCCGAGAACCGCGCTGCAGGAGTGACGTGGACGACGCTGGCCTTCAGCAGACCGGGATAA
- a CDS encoding helix-turn-helix domain-containing protein produces MTQLASARADRAKPVHVGEHLRQWRQRRHLSQLDLALDAEISARHLSFVETGRAAPSRDMVLRLAERLDVPLRERNVLLVAAGYAPAFQQRPLEDPALKPAREAMMLVLKAHEPNPAVAVDRHWNLVAANRMIAPLLTGVAERLLAPPLNVLRVALHPDGLATRTVNLAEWSGHLLERLHRQCEATADAELLKLHEELKSYPIPARSAPLAADSVAIPLRLRVGIDVLSFFSTTMVFGTPVDITLSELALETFFPADDLTAARLKEMVTSL; encoded by the coding sequence ATGACACAGCTCGCTTCGGCGCGCGCCGACCGCGCCAAACCCGTTCATGTCGGCGAGCATCTGCGGCAATGGCGGCAGCGCCGGCATCTGTCGCAGCTCGATCTGGCGCTCGATGCCGAGATCTCGGCGCGGCATCTGAGCTTCGTGGAGACCGGCCGCGCCGCGCCATCGCGCGACATGGTCCTCAGACTGGCGGAGCGATTGGACGTGCCCCTGCGTGAACGCAACGTGCTGCTGGTCGCGGCGGGCTATGCGCCGGCGTTCCAGCAGCGACCGCTGGAGGATCCGGCGCTGAAGCCGGCCCGCGAGGCGATGATGCTCGTGCTCAAGGCGCACGAGCCGAACCCGGCGGTTGCCGTCGACCGCCACTGGAACCTGGTGGCGGCCAACCGGATGATCGCGCCGCTGCTGACAGGTGTTGCGGAGCGGCTGCTGGCGCCGCCGCTCAACGTGCTGCGCGTGGCGCTGCATCCGGACGGTCTGGCGACGCGCACCGTGAACCTCGCCGAATGGAGCGGACATCTGCTGGAGCGACTGCACCGGCAGTGCGAGGCGACCGCGGATGCCGAGCTGCTGAAGCTCCATGAGGAGCTGAAATCCTATCCGATCCCGGCCCGATCGGCGCCGCTCGCCGCCGACAGCGTCGCGATCCCGTTGCGGCTCCGCGTCGGCATCGACGTGCTCAGCTTCTTCTCGACGACGATGGTGTTCGGCACGCCGGTCGACATCACGCTCTCGGAGCTGGCGCTGGAGACCTTCTTTCCGGCCGATGACCTCACCGCCGCCAGGCTGAAGGAGATGGTTACCTCGCTGTGA
- a CDS encoding DsbA family oxidoreductase, with protein MSLKPLIIDVVSDVVCPWCYIGKHRIEEALKLVPDVPVELNYRPFFLNPWVPREGISREQYLTTKFGSVEAYKGIAGRVVAAAEEEGLSYRPDKVARQPNTTDCHRLIHWAGQIGKAPEMKQRLMELYFRDGGDLTDTEVLVQAAADCGLDADVVRKMLASEEDVARVSAQAQEAAEKGISGVPTYVFAQKYAVSGAQDPQMLARAIRQVSAEVNAEAAE; from the coding sequence ATGAGCCTGAAGCCGCTGATCATCGACGTTGTCTCCGACGTCGTCTGTCCCTGGTGCTACATCGGCAAGCATCGCATCGAGGAGGCGCTGAAGCTGGTGCCGGACGTGCCCGTGGAGCTGAACTACCGGCCGTTCTTCCTCAATCCCTGGGTCCCGCGCGAGGGCATCAGCCGCGAGCAATATCTAACGACCAAGTTCGGTTCAGTCGAAGCCTACAAGGGCATCGCCGGCCGCGTCGTCGCGGCCGCGGAGGAGGAGGGGCTGAGCTACCGTCCCGACAAGGTCGCGCGCCAACCCAACACGACCGACTGCCATCGTCTGATCCACTGGGCCGGCCAGATCGGCAAGGCGCCCGAGATGAAGCAGCGGCTGATGGAATTGTACTTCCGCGACGGCGGCGATCTCACCGACACCGAGGTGCTGGTGCAGGCCGCGGCGGATTGCGGTCTCGACGCCGACGTTGTGCGCAAGATGCTGGCGAGCGAGGAAGACGTCGCGCGGGTATCGGCGCAAGCGCAGGAGGCGGCCGAGAAGGGCATCTCCGGCGTGCCGACCTACGTGTTCGCGCAGAAATATGCCGTCTCCGGCGCGCAGGATCCGCAGATGCTGGCGCGCGCGATCCGGCAGGTGTCAGCCGAGGTCAACGCCGAGGCTGCAGAGTAG
- a CDS encoding GNAT family N-acetyltransferase: MPVPAEQLVPLDAVLPQAWQDLADRAVEPNGYYLPGWERAVNASARGRTGNSALCAWSDDQPSRLIGLMPVTSLWKACKLPLPALASGHPYGTLCTPLLDHDDAERAAVGLLDAARQTAARALLLRDMSVAGPVMQAFETVLRRDGLRPRSLQSYERACLDATGDGEAVLHEALGTKKLKELRRLRHRLAEHGEVRFDVARAPHEVAAALETFLTLEASGWKGHRGTALIQHDGDAAFIRRAAPDLAEQGACEIISLLVGDSTIAAGVVLRHQRRAFFFKLGVDERFAKYSPGVQLTLDLTRHLCSDPLISSADSTAGPDHPMINPIWRGRLAIGDVLIPLYPRDPIVELIQSALIARREGLALARRAVHLMRAVGKNRTATLQPRR; encoded by the coding sequence ATGCCGGTGCCTGCCGAGCAATTGGTCCCTCTGGATGCTGTCCTGCCGCAAGCCTGGCAAGACCTGGCTGACCGCGCCGTGGAGCCGAACGGCTACTACCTGCCCGGTTGGGAGCGCGCGGTGAACGCCTCCGCGCGCGGCCGCACCGGCAACTCGGCGCTGTGCGCCTGGAGCGACGATCAACCGTCTCGGCTCATTGGACTGATGCCGGTCACCTCGCTCTGGAAGGCCTGCAAGCTGCCGCTGCCGGCGCTTGCCAGCGGCCATCCCTACGGCACGCTGTGCACGCCGCTGCTCGATCACGACGATGCGGAGCGGGCTGCAGTGGGTCTGCTCGACGCAGCCAGACAAACGGCCGCTCGTGCGCTCCTGTTGCGCGACATGTCGGTCGCGGGCCCGGTGATGCAGGCGTTCGAGACCGTGCTCCGCCGCGACGGCCTGCGCCCGCGTTCGCTGCAATCCTATGAGCGCGCCTGCCTCGATGCGACCGGCGATGGCGAGGCGGTGCTGCACGAGGCGCTCGGCACCAAGAAGCTGAAGGAGCTGCGCCGGCTGCGTCACCGGCTCGCCGAGCATGGCGAGGTCCGCTTCGATGTCGCGCGCGCGCCTCACGAGGTTGCCGCCGCGCTCGAGACCTTCCTGACGCTGGAGGCCAGCGGCTGGAAAGGCCATCGCGGCACCGCGCTGATCCAGCACGATGGCGACGCGGCCTTCATCCGCCGCGCCGCACCCGATCTCGCCGAGCAAGGCGCCTGCGAGATCATCAGCCTCCTGGTCGGAGACTCCACGATTGCGGCTGGAGTCGTACTGCGTCACCAGCGCCGCGCGTTCTTCTTCAAGCTCGGCGTCGACGAGCGCTTCGCAAAATATTCGCCCGGGGTCCAACTCACCTTGGACCTGACCCGTCATCTCTGCAGCGATCCCTTGATCAGCTCTGCGGATTCAACTGCGGGTCCGGACCATCCCATGATCAATCCGATCTGGCGCGGCCGGCTCGCGATCGGCGACGTGCTGATCCCGCTGTACCCGCGCGATCCGATCGTCGAGCTCATCCAGTCCGCGCTCATCGCCCGCCGCGAGGGCCTGGCGCTCGCGCGGCGCGCAGTCCATCTGATGCGCGCCGTCGGCAAGAACCGGACAGCTACTCTGCAGCCTCGGCGTTGA